The Diospyros lotus cultivar Yz01 chromosome 11, ASM1463336v1, whole genome shotgun sequence region gatataaatatgaaagaATCACATATCTTTTAGGGTACAATATGATAGAGATAAAGTTCCGatattcaatccaatttgagataATTTATGGATATTTATCCCTAAATTATCCACTTAATTGGATAAGAACAACTCAAATTGGCTGTCAACATACCCCGGTTCATTTGTTGAATAAGCTGCAACCTTGACTGCATCTCTGAGCTTCGAAAATGGTCCCAATTGGCTGTCAACATTCCGAAGGATTCCTCCATCCCAATCTGACCTTCTCTAAAAATGTAGCTTCCTTGCAGAGTCCACAAAGCCCACTCAAGATCTTGCTCAGCCACATGGGCAAGCAAGCAGCTCATATACCTATCTTGTTTCTCTTCTACATCCTTCATGTTCATGCCAAATTCACTCAGAAAAAATGGAAACTGTGTTTGCAGAAACCCAATTTTATCAATGAACTGCCTGGTGGCATTGCCGCAGAACTCGTTCGGTTGGTACAGCCACTTCTCCGTTGGGTCACCAAATGGGTACCAATGACCCTCGTAGACCAGCTTCTTGCCTATGTTCAATTTAAGGGGCTTTTGCTTTAGGAACCTTAGAGATGTATCATAAGACAAGCCTGAGACAATCACCAGGACATCTGGGTTTGTCCTGTGAATGATTTCTGCACCTTTCTTTATGTACTTGTACCAACCTCTCCGGTTCTGGCGCGGCCCTCTTAGCTCGTTTCTCATGCTCATCGCAATCACCTGTAAAcgacaacaacatatatatcaGGCCTTTATAACTcggttatgtatatatatatattatcagcAAGAGTGTTTTCAAACAAAGTATATATCAGggttcaaaaaaaaattcacccaCCCCAGGATTGCCTTTGTATAGCCTAGCTACGGTTGCTAAGCCTTTCAACCATTCATGGGGATTGAAGTACTTGTCTCCGAAGAACCCGTTGCCATCTTTGTCGGCACAGCACCACTTGGGTAAGCTAACATGGTTGTCTAGCACCACCATGACATCATGTGCTGCAAGCTCGTCGATTACAGCTTTCTGAGCCTCGAGGAGGTTGAGGCCTAGAACATGAGGGTTGTGCTTGTACACCCCGGCCTTGGCATCGGTTAAGTTCCATCTCTCGAGGGACTGAGCCACAGTTAGATTGGTATGGTGGCCCCTTGTGAACATATAGGTAGCCCAAGTGAGCCGAACACAGTTAAACCCTAATGAAGCAACCCTAGCCGCAATGTCCTTCACTGGCTGCTTGTTAATCCCCTCTACCACCATGCCATGTAAATGGCCCGACCAGTTCACGCATCTCAACTTGATACGATCCCCGGATGAAGAAACCACCCATCTTGATTGTGTTGACAGAGGCCATAAATCGGTACTAATACTAACTACTACTTGACTGAAGAAGAACAAAGTGATTAGGAAGAAGATTGTCAACTGCGGATGCCTCATGATTTGCGATACAAAACAATgagatttaatttgaaaaaaatctcTCCCTTGAGAGCCTTTAAATAGGCTATTAATTCCGCCTAATttcagataaaaataaaaaaaaatcttcatcCAATCTCTAAAGAAAGGATAACTATAACcactttttgaattaatttaaatatacttTGACTTCATCTACTTATTATCCCTCTGTCAAGTTATTTATCCcatgaataatatattaaccataaataatataattatttaaaacatcATAACTCAATCTCAAAATGCCATTTTTGCATGTGGGCAACAAATTCACGAATTGTCTAAAGAAGTCAAATAAGGGAAGGGAATGGTTCATGGAGAATAGGGCTGGCAATAAGTTGAGCTGAGCCGAGCTAGGCCCAGCTCGAGCTGCTTAGCTTAGCTTGATTGATTTTAACTTGGCTCGTAGCTCGGTTCGAGCTCGATATGAGGTGATTTTCTTAGCTCGAGCTCGGTTCGATGATGACTACGAGTTAGCTCGGCTCGAAATTGACTATTaccttacttttatatatatatatatatttaaataatatatgcaatatacataatatatatttaagtaatatattataaaattattaagtatatatttatattattgagtattaagtaataaatatttttttatttaataaatttataaaattaatatatatatataagtatatcgagCTGGATCGTGAACCAAATGAGTCGAGCTAATGGTAGTTCAAGCTCAACTCATTTACTAAATGAGCCAAATATTTGAGCTCAAACTTAACTCATTTGTATCATGAGCTAGCTTATTGAGCCAATTTTCGAATCGAGTCTTGAGCCAGCTCACAAGTAGCTCGGCTCATTGCCAGCCCTAATGGGGAATGATAACCTCACCGCAGTTGGTGTATATTGTAAAtgtaaatcaaaacaaaaccaCATAATTTAGTTTCGTTTGGTTGGGTTTAAAAATTCACAGGGTAAATTCTactcaaattattattttttattttaaattatttttatgatgaCTGTTTATAGTATAAAAATGATGCCAAAAGTTTTTGTAATTTGTGTTTCTTGTTCAGGTACACATTTTGTCATTAATGTCgataattaaatcataattaagCTAAAATTATCCTTAACTAGGGTTCTAAATAAAgtgtaaataagataattttgaCATACAAAAATACTTATAAGAGTTCTAGAAAAGGATAAATATTATCCACAAGAATATCAATTTTAATGGATAATAGAATATCACAATAAATATTATCCATAAGAATCATAATTCTAGTGGGTCTAGGAATGTTAAAATAAATGTTATccataaaaatcttaattttagtgaaattcaaaatattagaataaatattatttggaaTAATTCTGCGAAAAGGATAATTCTGACATAAAAAAATACCTATAGGAgttctataaaaataaataaataaacattatccataagaattttaattttagtagatAATAGAATATCACGATAAATATTATCCATAAAAATTGTAATTCTAATGCATCCAGGAATGTCAAAATAAATGTTATccataaaaattctaattttagtggaattcaaaatattaaaataaatattatctagaaTAATTCTGTGAAAAGGATAATTTTGTTATAAGAAAATACCTTCAAGAGTTCTacgaaaataataaatattatccatAAGATTCTTGATTTTAGTGGATAATAGGGtatcaagataaatattatcaataagaattctaattttagtGGATTTGAGAATgtcaaaataaacattattcataaaaattctaattttaatagaaatcaaaatattagaataaatattatatagaATAATTATGTGAAAAAGATAATTCAGAAATACGAAAATACCTACAAGAGTTACGTGAAAATgataaacattatctataagaatcttAATTTTAGTAGATAATAGaatatcaagataaatattatccatAAGAATCATAATTCTAGTGGATCCGggaatgttaaaataaatattatctataaaaatcctaattttagtGGAACTTGAAATATTAGAGTAAATATTATCTGGAATAATTATgtgaaaaagataattttgacaATCGAAAATATCTACAAGAGTTATGTGAAAaggataaacattatttataagaatcttaattttagtaaataattgaatatcacaataaatattatctataagaatcctaattctaataaatttaagaagtcaaaataaacattattcataaaaaatattaattttaatagaaatcagaatattagaataaatattatttgtattaattcagGAAAAAAGATAATTCTGACATACGAAAATACCTACAAGAGTTAtgtaaaaatgataaatattattaataaaaatcttaattttagtgGATAATAGAATATCATGGCAAATATTATCCATAAGAATCCTAATTCTAGTGGATTCgacaatatcaaaataaattttattcataaaaattctaattttaatactaattttaatatgGCTTTTAAATCTTCAAGTtatttgtgtttaatttaagtATCGAAGTGTTTGCATAGTGACTTCTTTacattgtttaattaatttttttttttgtagagtTCAAATGACTTAACAATAATGTTTCTAATTAATAAATCTACTATTATGTTTGAAaacgacaacaacaacaaaatttaacgagacaaatgttaatttactattaaattaatttaaataatgaatctaaatttaaaaacagGATTTACCCTACAAAGAGGCCGGCCGAATATTTTATTGCTAATTCAAAGATTGCATATACAAAACCGTAATAGATTTCATGTGCTTGGAATGATGCACTTTTCCTCAAAGGgttccaaattttctttaagATTCCATGCGCCATTTTGGGTATAACTCTATTTGTGTGTCCATTGTGTTTGCTTATTAAACTGAACACTTGAAGTTTTGCAATTAATTTGTACCAACTAAGTCGCTCGCTTGATTTCTAAATTTAAGAAGAATAATTGCTAATTGTAAACAATGgggtttaatttgaaaaaatctctCCCCTTAGAGCCTTTAAATGGGCTATTAATCTCCGTTAATCCAATAGATAAAAAGGGATAAAAACAGACCAAATCTTCATCCAATCCCTAAAGAAAATGTAATTGTAGCaactttttgaattaattcaatAACACTTTGACATTACAAGAAAACAacgaatttgaaacaaatttttagataaaaatttcAAACGGATTTCGAAATCGAAAAATATCCATCTTAATTTGAGACAGAACGATTTCCTTCTCAAATGTGATACGGATTTTAAGacaaaaaaattttcatctcaaatttaagacaaattttgagacaaaaaattaaTCGTCTAagatttgagacagattttgagaTGATAAATTATTCAtcttaaatttgagacgaattttatATACGCGTCAAActtcaaatgaatttaaaatattaatttataaaaattaaaatttttattataaatgtagcccaaattaaatatatttatttaaattaaagtctaagtatatttatttaaattctaaataaatatatttcatgtgcataaaatataaaattaaatatataaaaatgtaaactaaatatgtaaacatttataaattaaaatatatattaaatgtataataattaactattgataatatttattaaatgtatacaaaataaaaaaaaagggagaagaaggagagaaagaggcatttttgcatttaaaaaaattagagtatgaattatattttgtttaatgtgAAAAGTATACTAAAATTGAATCGAATAGTATTTAGGgaatatataaatactattcTTAGATTAAAgagattatataaatattagagtaattattttatgaagCAACTAAGTTAGAATATCAAATATGTTGTTGGCTCTAAggagtttataaattttaaaaaattaaatagtagaatcatgcattttatttattttaaatttatgttatgttataatatatgttcatttatattattatataaagcatacattatattttaatattataaaactctataaataaagtaattttttaaaatatcatttgtatattttacataaaaaattaaaaatttataattacaaaaaatttaaacttaagaaTATTTCTAACATACGTTTAACTTAAGAAACTTATGtccaaatttgtttttattttaattttatctacaaaattaaattataactattaaatatattttgtgagTCATCAGATTCAATCTGGGCCGTTGATGCGAACAGTGCCGACGGTATTGTGCGCCGTGTCCGTTCATGTCTCCGAGGCTAAACGGCGAACGTTAAGCTTGACGTCGCCATCCGCACGTGGCGCGATACGATGTGGGGGAGAGTAACGGAGGGTTATAGTTGGGGGCTCGATGAGGGAACACGTGGAGTGGGTGTGGACCTGTACGTACGTTTAGTAGTTTCGTTTACTCATGGCTTTGGTGTGGCGGTGGTCACTGTAATGGCTTTCAGATCTGGCGACACTTTGCTCCGAATAAATCTTGGACATTTTAGGGCTGGACCGCCATCATCAACCCGCTGAAGCCCTCTCTACTTGTCATGGCCGCCGCCGCCTTAACGCCGCCGCTGCCTCCAGCTCCTCGCCGCCTCAACGCGGCCGCCGCTGCCTCACACCGAAATCAAATGGTACAGATTTCAGTTTCCTTCTTCCATTTCTACATCCCAATCAATGGTGCATATTTCAGTTTCCTTCTTCCATTTCTATTATATTTGAGTTTCCCTTCATCTCTACTATTACCCTTTACCATTTCTACTATATTTTTATCACTCGTGGcgttttggccgaaaattaaaaatcagatccaCGGAAATCCAGCCGTTAGATCTTGcccatttttggatatattaatCCTCTTGGGTTGGTGTTTCAAACGGTAGTCTCCGAATATGGAAATCGTCGGTCGGCGGTGGTtgccggcggcggcggcggttaTGGCTGGTTTAGGCTattttttgggggtggtaaTACTAATCCCCTTGTcctgacaaaattattttattcactcTATATTCTGACTTTAATTATGCTTCCATCTTAAGCATATGCTAATTTTGAAAAGCCAAGTCAATTGAAGTAAGTTGGATTAATAGGGTGTTGCCAATTAGCATTAACGAATCAAAAAGTGAAAACTGCTAGGAAGGCAAGAAAGACTGAGTTGAGTGGTTGGTGGGTCCAGATTGTGGGCTTCCTGTATCTATTTGGGATAAATGATTTGGGAGGGGCTCCCATATCCTATccgaatcatgctagatgtacatcatTGTTGTACATTTTGGACTATATAAGGGGTATTAGGATAATATGATCAAAATATCTCTCGTCTCATATGTGCCTCACGCGTCTCTATGTACCTTATTAGGGactttttttgtcattgatacacctttatgtagctCAAGATGTACTTAAAGAtgtatcaataatatttttctattcatAATATAGTTTGGACAAAAGTAAAACAATCCTCCCAATTGTCAATATTGACAAGAAGGCCACTGTCAGAGTTGTAAAGAAAACATTTCGAATCGTGGGTAATTGGGAGTAAAgaaatcatgctagatgtacatcatttttgtacatcttgggctacaaaAATggatattatgactaaaatatcccttGCCTCTATGCGGTTCATGAGCgacatttttgtcattaatacatatttgt contains the following coding sequences:
- the LOC127813440 gene encoding glycosyl hydrolase 5 family protein-like: MVVEGINKQPVKDIAARVASLGFNCVRLTWATYMFTRGHHTNLTVAQSLERWNLTDAKAGVYKHNPHVLGLNLLEAQKAVIDELAAHDVMVVLDNHVSLPKWCCADKDGNGFFGDKYFNPHEWLKGLATVARLYKGNPGVIAMSMRNELRGPRQNRRGWYKYIKKGAEIIHRTNPDVLVIVSGLSYDTSLRFLKQKPLKLNIGKKLVYEGHWYPFGDPTEKWLYQPNEFCGNATRQFIDKIGFLQTQFPFFLSEFGMNMKDVEEKQDRYMSCLLAHVAEQDLEWALWTLQGSYIFREGQIGMEESFGMLTANWDHFRSSEMQSRLQLIQQMNRDPKARHRSYNILFHPKTGQCAEVVEDGIYLRDCKSWAKWNHLKGGPISLMGGDRRCLAAVGEGLPAIVTSNCSSNWNMVSGSKLHIASRDEHGRYLCLDWDSSGASGSSRILTNKCLCLGSDLQDVPRCEDDPQRQWFKMIPSNHK